Proteins encoded by one window of Mercenaria mercenaria strain notata chromosome 4, MADL_Memer_1, whole genome shotgun sequence:
- the LOC128556560 gene encoding uncharacterized protein LOC128556560 yields the protein MTVSEGYVVLKIECNIMTVSEGYVVLKIECNIMTVSEGYVVLKIECNIMTVSEGYVVLKIECNIMTVSEGYVVPKIECNIMTVSEGYVVPKIECNIMTISEGYVVPKIECNIMTVSEGYVVPKIECNIMTVSEGYVVPKIECNIMTVSEGYVVPKIECNIMTVSEGYVVPKIECNIMTVSEGYVVPKTECNIMTVSEGYVVLKTECNIMTVSEGYVVLKIECNIMTVSEGYVVPKIECNIMTVSEGYVVLKIECNIMTVSEGYVVVFSHFLLKFIQGA from the coding sequence ATGACAGTTTCTGAGGGGTACGTTGTGCTGAAGATAGAGTGTAACATCATGACAGTTTCTGAGGGGTACGTTGTGCTGAAGATAGAGTGTAACATCATGACAGTTTCTGAGGGGTACGTTGTGCTGAAGATAGAGTGTAACATCATGACAGTTTCTGAGGGGTACGTTGTGCTGAAGATAGAGTGTAACATCATGACAGTTTCTGAGGGGTACGTTGTGCCGAAGATAGAGTGTAACATCATGACAGTTTCTGAGGGGTACGTTGTGCCGAAGATAGAGTGTAACATCATGACAATTTCTGAGGGGTACGTTGTGCCGAAGATAGAGTGTAACATCATGACAGTTTCTGAGGGGTACGTTGTGCCGAAGATAGAGTGTAACATCATGACAGTTTCTGAGGGGTACGTTGTGCCGAAGATAGAGTGTAACATCATGACAGTTTCTGAGGGGTACGTTGTGCCGAAGATAGAGTGTAACATCATGACAGTTTCTGAGGGGTACGTTGTGCCGAAGATAGAGTGTAACATCATGACAGTTTCTGAGGGGTACGTTGTGCCGAAGACAGAGTGTAACATCATGACAGTTTCTGAGGGGTACGTTGTGCTGAAGACAGAGTGTAACATCATGACAGTTTCTGAGGGGTACGTTGTGCTGAAGATAGAGTGTAACATCATGACAGTTTCTGAGGGGTACGTTGTGCCGAAGATAGAGTGTAACATCATGACAGTTTCTGAGGGGTACGTTGTGCTGAAGATAGAGTGTAACATCATGACAGTTTCTGAGGGGTACGTTGTAGTATTTTCCCATTTCTTATTAAAGTTTATTCAGGGAGCATGA